CCGTTTCGAAAGATCCGAAGCGCAAGCTGCCCGCGTTTGTTGCGATTGCCGTGCAAAACGGCGGCAACGACGGCAAGAACAGCCAGCGCGGTCTCGAATACGACACGATGTCCGATCGCCTGGCGCGATTCATCAACGTCGAAGTGTTGCCCGCGGTTCTGAGCAACGCGGAGATCAAAGCTTCTTACCCTGGGTTCGCCCTCACGGACAATCCGTGGGGCAAAGCGGTCATCGGGTGCAGTTCCGGCGGCGCGGCGGCGTTGACGATGGGTTGGTTTCGTCCGGATTTGTTCCGGCGCATCATTGCTTACTCCGGGACGTTCGTCGATCAGCAGGACGACGACGCGGCCGAGGAGGCCAAATATCCGCTGGGCGCGTGGGAGTATCATTCCGGCATGAAGCTGATTGAAAAGAGCGAGAAGAAGCCGTTGCGCGTTTTCACGCACGTGTCGGAAAACGATTTGCGCGCGAAGGATCCGGAAGAAACTTATCACAACTGGGTCATGGCCGGGCAGCGCACGGCGGACGCCTTTCAGGCCAAAGGCTACCATCACCGGTTCGTATTCAGCCTGGACTCGCGTCACTGCGATCGCCGCGTTTTCGAGCAGACATTGGCGGACACGCTCGTCTGGATCTGGCGGGGCTACCACGCGGACTGAGATGGCCTCCCGTGGCGGCCTTTCAGCCAGTCGGTAATGGGGAGCACACGCGCCCTCGCGTGTCGCCGTCGGCGCCTCGCCGACGGAATCGTCGCCTGAAAACGTCATCAACCGTGGCCATCGACGCGTGGAAGATTGCGGCGAGGCGCCACAATCGGCACGCGAGGGCGCGTGCGCTCCCCGGTTGAAACTGGAAGCTCGCAACCGAGAACGCACCTCAATGGTCCAACTTATGAATTCTCGTTGTGTAGTTGTAATGGCCATTGGCCTGGCGCCGCTGCTTGCTTTCGGCCAGGCGACTCCAACCGCAAAGCAAGCCCCGCCGCCTGGCATTCAGATTTCGGCT
The sequence above is a segment of the Verrucomicrobiota bacterium genome. Coding sequences within it:
- a CDS encoding enterobactin esterase, producing the protein MFTRRVLTASTPWVFTILLLGLCARLAAAAEPYTENPGAEGDGKFTIGPEYKIDPDLTDRGNPKGKSFEFTMRLADSKIFRGDDGTLEPQKKPVRTERKIFVYVPAAYVDGTKAPLLIIHDGPGQLPLVRNALDNLTVSKDPKRKLPAFVAIAVQNGGNDGKNSQRGLEYDTMSDRLARFINVEVLPAVLSNAEIKASYPGFALTDNPWGKAVIGCSSGGAAALTMGWFRPDLFRRIIAYSGTFVDQQDDDAAEEAKYPLGAWEYHSGMKLIEKSEKKPLRVFTHVSENDLRAKDPEETYHNWVMAGQRTADAFQAKGYHHRFVFSLDSRHCDRRVFEQTLADTLVWIWRGYHAD